Proteins encoded within one genomic window of Haloarcula marismortui ATCC 43049:
- a CDS encoding HAD family hydrolase has product MSHLVVFDLDGTLTRQRGGFELLHTLYGTTPEAETLMNRFEAGEITFTEWCQGAVDMWRANDITRSDITRATRALKPKAGAVDLLAHLQQTDIRFGILSAGVANLAARFEPYEPAFVRGNWLQFEDRRVSAIDIGVGPNEKGELLRKIRSKQNPVSITYIGDSHTDTEAFIEADTAVLFDPDERVPETAIDAADTIIESADIAEVQNCIPTA; this is encoded by the coding sequence ATGTCGCATCTTGTAGTGTTCGACCTCGACGGGACGCTCACTCGACAGCGCGGCGGGTTCGAGCTGTTGCACACCCTCTACGGAACAACACCGGAAGCCGAGACGCTAATGAACCGGTTCGAGGCCGGAGAAATTACGTTTACAGAGTGGTGTCAGGGAGCGGTCGACATGTGGCGTGCGAACGATATCACCAGATCAGATATCACTCGTGCGACCCGGGCCCTCAAGCCGAAAGCAGGTGCTGTCGACCTCCTCGCCCACCTCCAGCAAACGGATATCCGATTCGGCATCCTCAGTGCCGGCGTTGCGAACCTTGCAGCGCGATTCGAGCCGTACGAACCGGCGTTTGTTCGTGGAAACTGGCTTCAGTTCGAGGATAGACGGGTTTCGGCTATCGATATCGGTGTCGGTCCCAATGAGAAAGGAGAGCTACTGAGAAAGATTCGAAGCAAACAGAATCCCGTCTCAATCACCTATATCGGCGATTCACACACTGATACGGAGGCGTTCATCGAGGCAGATACCGCGGTGTTATTTGACCCCGATGAACGCGTTCCCGAAACAGCAATCGACGCAGCGGACACAATCATTGAAAGTGCGGATATAGCAGAGGTACAGAACTGCATTCCAACGGCATAG
- a CDS encoding SDR family NAD(P)-dependent oxidoreductase — protein sequence MVELSLADRPAIVTGASRGIGREIAARFAEAGGDVVVCSRTYEDVEAVATELTQTHDGRVVPVECDVTDREAVRDLVDTTIQEFGDIRVLVNNAGGADESANLLHRCDEETFESMVDLNLKSQFLLSKEVLPAMVAAGGGSIIHMGSVNGLFGIGLSGYSEAKSGLLALSRNIAAHYGQHGVRSNVISAATIETANRRAEMENTEERTGETSARERWLDQYPLGRFGTPREVADTTLFLASEMSSFLTGENLVLDGGLTTSLPTSFINEVYDADEKPTPN from the coding sequence ATGGTAGAGCTATCACTAGCGGACCGGCCAGCCATTGTGACTGGCGCATCACGGGGTATCGGGCGCGAGATCGCGGCCCGGTTCGCCGAAGCTGGTGGCGATGTCGTCGTCTGTTCGCGCACCTACGAGGACGTGGAAGCGGTTGCGACGGAACTGACCCAGACACACGATGGCCGCGTTGTTCCGGTCGAATGTGACGTTACAGACCGGGAGGCGGTACGGGACCTTGTCGACACGACCATCCAAGAGTTCGGGGACATCCGCGTGCTTGTGAACAACGCTGGTGGCGCAGACGAATCCGCCAATCTGTTGCACCGGTGTGACGAGGAGACCTTCGAATCGATGGTCGACCTGAACCTGAAAAGCCAGTTCCTCCTGAGCAAAGAGGTACTGCCAGCGATGGTCGCCGCTGGCGGCGGGTCGATAATCCATATGGGATCAGTCAACGGCCTGTTCGGTATCGGTCTCTCCGGCTACTCCGAGGCGAAAAGCGGGCTCCTGGCGCTCTCCCGAAACATCGCCGCCCACTACGGGCAACACGGGGTCCGCTCGAACGTTATTTCGGCGGCGACCATCGAAACAGCGAACAGGCGGGCGGAGATGGAAAACACGGAGGAACGGACCGGTGAAACGAGCGCCCGGGAGCGCTGGCTCGACCAGTATCCGCTCGGGCGGTTCGGCACACCGCGAGAAGTCGCTGATACGACCCTGTTCCTTGCCTCCGAAATGTCGAGTTTCTTGACCGGTGAGAATCTGGTGCTTGACGGCGGATTGACGACGAGCCTGCCAACATCGTTCATCAACGAGGTCTACGATGCGGACGAAAAGCCGACACCCAATTAA
- the epsC gene encoding serine O-acetyltransferase EpsC, with protein MDYCYTGDTHEKLFAAYRADEEPFPTQTQMEFPRREHRRPEIDILKRLFFPTCWNAAELVRDELAVLDRLDTLGGLFFAGIRPYSGSDPAETVDAVIDQLPAVRTRLKKDVEAAFKGDPAAKTYMEIIRSYPGFMAILVQRVAHTLYEAGASEYARELTEYAKTETGIDIHPGAEIGDHFFIDHGTGVVIGETTTVGEWVRLYQDVTLGALHFEADESDEHRLKKGYKRHPDIGDHVVIGAGTKVLGAISVGDHVSIGANSWVTDDIPDDTKVYVTDHPTQERKRTN; from the coding sequence ATGGACTACTGTTATACGGGCGACACACACGAGAAACTCTTCGCGGCGTACCGGGCCGATGAAGAGCCGTTCCCGACCCAGACGCAGATGGAGTTCCCGCGGCGGGAACACCGAAGACCGGAAATCGACATCCTCAAACGACTGTTCTTCCCGACCTGTTGGAACGCTGCTGAACTGGTCCGGGACGAGCTCGCCGTTCTGGACCGTCTCGACACCCTGGGCGGCCTCTTCTTTGCCGGTATTAGACCCTACTCCGGGTCGGACCCGGCTGAAACAGTTGACGCCGTCATCGATCAGCTCCCGGCGGTTCGCACACGACTCAAAAAGGACGTGGAGGCCGCGTTCAAAGGTGATCCGGCGGCAAAGACGTATATGGAGATAATCCGGTCCTATCCGGGGTTCATGGCAATACTCGTACAACGGGTCGCACACACCCTCTACGAGGCCGGAGCCTCCGAGTACGCTCGCGAACTCACCGAATACGCCAAGACTGAGACCGGCATCGACATCCACCCCGGCGCTGAAATCGGCGACCACTTTTTTATCGACCACGGGACTGGCGTCGTCATCGGCGAAACCACAACTGTCGGGGAGTGGGTCCGCCTCTATCAGGACGTGACGCTTGGCGCGCTCCACTTCGAGGCCGACGAGAGCGACGAACACAGATTAAAGAAGGGCTACAAACGACACCCGGATATCGGCGACCACGTCGTCATCGGCGCGGGCACGAAAGTTCTGGGTGCCATCAGCGTTGGTGACCACGTCAGCATTGGGGCGAACTCCTGGGTCACCGACGACATTCCGGACGATACGAAAGTGTACGTCACAGACCACCCGACACAGGAACGAAAACGAACCAACTAA
- a CDS encoding Rid family detoxifying hydrolase has protein sequence MEELTTDDAPDSIGPFSQGIASGDRMYVSGQGPVDPDTGEVIQGTPGEQTRRTLRNVAAVLQAGGASLDDVVKATVFVKDMRYYDEVNEVYGELMSPPYPARSAVEVVKLPVDIDVEIEVVAER, from the coding sequence ATGGAAGAACTAACAACAGACGACGCACCTGATAGTATCGGCCCGTTCTCACAGGGAATCGCTAGCGGTGACCGTATGTACGTTTCCGGGCAGGGGCCAGTCGACCCGGATACCGGCGAGGTAATCCAGGGCACGCCCGGTGAACAGACCCGGCGTACACTCCGGAACGTCGCGGCCGTGTTGCAGGCCGGTGGCGCTTCGCTCGACGATGTGGTGAAGGCGACGGTGTTCGTGAAGGATATGCGATACTACGACGAGGTGAACGAGGTGTACGGTGAGCTCATGTCACCACCCTATCCTGCACGCAGTGCTGTGGAAGTCGTTAAATTGCCAGTCGATATCGACGTTGAGATAGAGGTTGTTGCAGAACGGTAG
- a CDS encoding dicarboxylate/amino acid:cation symporter, which yields MIQPIRTLWSRYRSIPLIWRIFVAFVLGAGAGIVFGEQMAVVRPVGDLFLRLLNMLVIPIIVFTLLTGIRQLSPAKLGKIGGATVGLYALTTTLAGIIGLAVANVLQPGRGLEFGGGEAQSKAPPSLLDVVLGIVPNNPVAALAEGNLLATVFFVIVFGIALTYVRARQDALAESVDSVFEAFEVGAEAMFVIVRGVLEFGVLGVFALMASGIGTEGIGLFSSLGELVLAVTIAIGIHIGFTYLVLLMSVIADVSPIAFLSGAKDAMVTAFATRSSSGTLPVTMRNADEDLQIAERVYSFTLPVGATANMDGAAIRQAVTVMFAANVVGQPLVLTEQIFVLIVAVLISIGTAGVPGAGIVMLTVILTQVGLPLEVVGFVAGVDPILGRIATMNNVTGDLAVSTVVGKWNDGLDRGEGVWSRNLSGVAEFVPGDD from the coding sequence ATGATACAACCCATTCGCACGCTATGGAGCCGGTATCGATCTATCCCGCTCATCTGGCGCATCTTTGTCGCCTTCGTACTGGGAGCAGGTGCCGGTATCGTGTTCGGGGAGCAGATGGCTGTCGTCAGACCAGTAGGCGACCTCTTCCTCCGACTGCTCAATATGCTGGTCATCCCGATTATCGTCTTCACACTGCTGACCGGGATTCGACAGCTCTCACCCGCAAAACTTGGAAAAATCGGCGGTGCGACAGTCGGTCTCTACGCCCTGACGACGACCCTCGCAGGAATCATTGGTCTCGCGGTTGCAAACGTGCTTCAGCCGGGTCGTGGGCTCGAATTCGGCGGCGGTGAAGCGCAATCGAAAGCGCCGCCGTCGTTGCTTGATGTCGTTCTCGGTATCGTGCCGAACAATCCCGTCGCGGCCCTCGCAGAGGGGAATCTGCTGGCGACGGTTTTCTTCGTCATCGTCTTCGGAATCGCGCTGACATACGTCCGCGCCCGGCAAGACGCGCTCGCAGAGAGTGTCGATTCAGTGTTCGAGGCCTTCGAAGTGGGTGCTGAGGCGATGTTTGTCATCGTCCGTGGCGTCCTCGAATTCGGTGTGCTCGGTGTGTTCGCGTTGATGGCGTCCGGTATCGGCACTGAAGGCATCGGCCTGTTCTCCTCGCTGGGCGAGCTCGTGTTGGCAGTCACTATTGCAATCGGCATTCACATCGGCTTCACCTATCTCGTTCTTTTGATGAGCGTGATTGCCGACGTGTCGCCGATTGCGTTCCTCAGCGGAGCGAAGGACGCGATGGTGACTGCGTTCGCGACTCGGTCGTCGAGCGGAACGCTCCCTGTTACGATGCGCAATGCGGACGAAGACCTGCAGATCGCTGAGCGAGTGTATTCGTTCACGCTCCCGGTCGGTGCCACGGCGAACATGGATGGTGCTGCCATCCGACAGGCGGTCACCGTGATGTTTGCCGCAAACGTCGTCGGACAGCCACTAGTGCTTACTGAGCAAATTTTCGTCTTAATTGTGGCCGTCCTCATCAGCATCGGAACCGCTGGCGTTCCGGGAGCGGGGATCGTCATGCTCACTGTGATTCTCACACAGGTCGGCCTTCCGCTGGAGGTCGTTGGATTCGTCGCCGGGGTCGACCCTATTCTTGGGCGGATTGCAACTATGAACAACGTCACTGGCGACCTCGCAGTTTCGACCGTTGTGGGGAAGTGGAACGACGGACTCGACCGTGGTGAGGGCGTCTGGTCACGAAACCTGAGCGGAGTCGCTGAGTTCGTTCCCGGTGACGACTAA
- a CDS encoding anthranilate synthase component II, whose translation MILIIDNYDSFAYNLVQYVGEFDDVTVRRNDAIDVEGIHELDPDGIVVSPGPGTPAEAGVSIDVFAETEYPALGVCLGHQALCAAHGTPVGHAPSVVHGKPSEVRHDGTRLYDGVDDPFEVGRYHSLAVKASELPDTLSETAHTNDEQGIVMGVQHAEKPHIGVQFHPESILTDAGKQIVENFCTGIAKA comes from the coding sequence ATGATACTCATTATCGACAACTACGATTCCTTCGCCTACAATCTGGTCCAGTACGTCGGCGAGTTCGACGATGTCACGGTCCGCCGGAACGACGCTATCGATGTTGAGGGCATCCATGAACTCGACCCGGACGGCATCGTCGTTTCGCCGGGGCCCGGGACGCCCGCAGAGGCCGGCGTGTCCATCGACGTGTTCGCCGAGACAGAGTACCCGGCGCTTGGCGTCTGTCTGGGCCACCAGGCGCTCTGTGCGGCCCACGGGACTCCTGTCGGCCACGCGCCGAGCGTGGTCCACGGGAAGCCCTCGGAGGTCCGCCACGATGGAACGAGACTATACGACGGCGTCGACGACCCGTTTGAGGTCGGGCGGTATCACTCGTTGGCCGTCAAGGCATCGGAACTCCCAGACACGCTTTCGGAAACGGCCCACACGAACGACGAGCAGGGCATCGTGATGGGCGTCCAGCACGCCGAAAAACCGCACATCGGCGTCCAGTTCCATCCGGAGAGCATCCTCACTGACGCCGGGAAACAGATCGTCGAGAACTTCTGTACCGGAATCGCCAAGGCCTAA
- a CDS encoding anthranilate synthase component I family protein, whose amino-acid sequence MTEIRFSTDKESFIETARAAADGTRVPVEARVTVADPFEAYRRARDENTDGFYLETTGGQSGWGYFGIEPIERVEVSAGATPAQDGGSPSLEAIDDLLDREHLERGDCTVPYPCGAFGWLSYDVARELEDIPETTVSDGLPRLQFGVFDCIAAWEEPHDGNVEIHVTACPTVDGSPESAFERGRTMARELAQDAIHGEKHVQSQPTAASQATFESECGEAAFADRVRQIKQYVRDGDTFQTNVSHRLTAPAAVHPVDTFDAVRRVNPAPYSALLEFPGVDLVSASPELLLDVDGDQLLTEPIAGTRPRGATPSEDEDLEVDLCSDEKERAEHAMLVDLERNDLGKVSEYGSVDVAEYRRVDRYSEVMHLVSLIEGELRDAVSIADAVAAVFPGGTITGAPKPRTMEIIDEVERTRRGPYTGSIGMFGFDDRATLNITIRTLVHYDDEYRLRVGSGIVHDSVPEAEYRETLDKARALVTAVDEALGEQGSFAVESETEPMEGMR is encoded by the coding sequence ATGACTGAGATTCGATTCAGCACCGACAAAGAATCGTTCATCGAAACTGCGAGGGCAGCAGCGGACGGCACCCGTGTGCCGGTTGAGGCGCGCGTCACCGTTGCCGACCCGTTCGAAGCGTATCGCCGCGCCCGCGACGAGAACACAGACGGCTTCTATCTCGAAACGACCGGTGGGCAGTCGGGCTGGGGGTACTTCGGCATCGAGCCAATCGAGCGCGTCGAGGTGTCCGCAGGAGCGACACCCGCACAGGATGGCGGAAGTCCGAGTCTCGAAGCTATCGACGACCTACTTGACCGCGAACACCTAGAACGGGGCGACTGTACGGTTCCATACCCGTGTGGCGCGTTCGGGTGGCTTTCCTACGACGTAGCACGGGAACTGGAAGACATCCCAGAGACGACCGTTTCGGATGGCCTCCCACGGCTTCAGTTTGGCGTGTTCGACTGCATCGCCGCGTGGGAGGAGCCACACGACGGCAACGTCGAGATACATGTAACGGCTTGTCCCACCGTCGACGGGTCGCCTGAATCGGCATTCGAGCGTGGCCGGACGATGGCCCGAGAGCTAGCACAGGACGCCATCCACGGCGAGAAACACGTCCAGTCCCAGCCAACCGCTGCGAGTCAGGCCACGTTCGAGAGCGAGTGCGGCGAAGCAGCGTTCGCCGACCGCGTCCGGCAAATAAAACAGTACGTCAGGGACGGCGACACGTTCCAGACAAACGTCTCACACCGGCTGACCGCCCCGGCGGCCGTCCACCCAGTCGACACCTTCGACGCTGTCCGTCGGGTGAATCCGGCTCCGTACTCAGCCCTGCTTGAGTTCCCCGGCGTCGACCTTGTCAGCGCCAGCCCGGAGCTGTTGCTGGACGTCGATGGCGACCAGTTGCTCACGGAGCCGATTGCCGGAACGCGGCCGCGAGGCGCGACGCCGTCCGAAGACGAGGACCTTGAGGTAGACCTCTGTAGCGACGAGAAGGAGCGGGCTGAACACGCCATGCTGGTCGACCTCGAACGCAATGACCTCGGCAAGGTCAGCGAGTATGGGTCCGTCGACGTCGCCGAGTACCGCCGCGTCGACCGGTATTCCGAGGTGATGCACCTCGTTTCCCTCATCGAAGGGGAATTACGCGACGCGGTGAGCATCGCCGACGCGGTCGCAGCCGTGTTCCCTGGTGGGACCATCACCGGCGCGCCGAAGCCGCGGACGATGGAGATTATCGACGAGGTGGAGCGGACCCGACGGGGGCCCTACACCGGCAGTATCGGGATGTTCGGTTTCGACGACCGTGCGACGCTGAACATCACGATCAGGACGCTGGTTCACTACGACGACGAGTACCGCCTCCGCGTCGGGAGCGGCATCGTACATGATTCCGTTCCAGAGGCGGAGTACAGGGAGACACTGGACAAGGCCCGGGCGCTCGTTACTGCCGTCGACGAGGCGCTCGGCGAACAGGGGTCGTTCGCCGTCGAATCCGAGACCGAACCGATGGAGGGGATGCGATGA
- a CDS encoding DMT family transporter: MSRYRTTGCFLLLAAIWGTAFMATDVGLADLPPVPFAAVRFDIASVLLFAALAVTGALERPQTRDDYVYVLAGGSLMIGVHHVFLFTGQQYVTGAVAAVLLGLVPVVTPALTKLASSDDTFTANTGVGVVLGFAGVVVIADPDPANLLSSTIGIALVFAAALAFAIPAVVTHDTSPSMSFLATQAWLMAIGAAVLHLTVLVLPGQSFADASWTPSALAALLYLAVVAGIGGFLLYFRLLDQLGPIEMSFIEYVIPLFAALAGWLVLGQQVTLATVGGFGCILLGFIAAKWTALRAELRRVVEPKTSPPAD; encoded by the coding sequence ATGAGTCGCTATCGAACGACCGGTTGCTTTCTCCTCCTGGCTGCAATCTGGGGTACTGCATTCATGGCGACAGATGTCGGCCTTGCCGACCTGCCGCCAGTACCGTTCGCTGCCGTCCGCTTCGACATCGCCTCCGTTCTCCTGTTTGCCGCGCTGGCTGTCACAGGCGCGCTAGAGCGGCCACAGACCCGCGACGACTACGTGTACGTCCTCGCTGGGGGTTCGCTTATGATCGGGGTGCATCACGTATTCCTGTTCACCGGGCAACAGTACGTCACCGGGGCCGTCGCCGCCGTACTGCTCGGTCTCGTTCCCGTCGTAACGCCCGCGCTGACGAAGCTCGCGTCGAGCGATGACACGTTCACCGCGAATACTGGGGTCGGCGTGGTACTCGGCTTCGCCGGCGTTGTCGTCATTGCTGACCCTGACCCAGCGAATCTCCTCAGCAGTACTATCGGAATCGCGCTCGTGTTCGCAGCAGCACTGGCGTTCGCCATCCCGGCCGTCGTCACGCACGACACCAGTCCGTCGATGTCGTTTCTGGCCACACAGGCGTGGTTGATGGCTATCGGAGCCGCTGTCCTCCATCTCACCGTACTCGTACTTCCCGGACAGTCGTTTGCGGACGCATCGTGGACGCCGTCCGCGCTTGCGGCGCTGTTGTATTTGGCTGTCGTCGCCGGTATCGGCGGTTTCCTGCTGTACTTCCGGTTACTTGACCAGCTGGGCCCTATCGAGATGAGTTTCATCGAGTACGTCATCCCCCTGTTCGCCGCGCTCGCCGGCTGGCTCGTGCTCGGTCAGCAGGTCACGCTCGCCACCGTCGGTGGGTTCGGATGTATCCTGCTGGGATTCATCGCGGCGAAGTGGACGGCGCTGCGAGCGGAGCTTCGTCGGGTCGTCGAACCGAAAACCAGTCCACCGGCCGACTGA
- a CDS encoding BCCT family transporter, producing MATSDASGISEIVGRLLVPLCAASGALVLAGFFFPTLVGEAVTGPAWLTIALVFFSSGLCYIALLPYSEDATAPAAADVLLRVRRTKVRRAIKEFLTQHEPAILAFPVLVFAAFFGLQIAFPARTTGAVDAAAATVLRDGGPLFLAAVFLSVCYCLFLLLGPWGEIKLGGPDTEPSYTYPTYFTLVFTAGIAAGLVFWGPTEALFHYDQPPPYIGAAAGSPGAVNGALVYTLFHWGVSAWSAYAVIGVPIAYFAFTRGAPLRVSTVLAPLLGVDELDSAWATLVDTLAVFATIGGIATSVALVSEQFLAGINYQWDVAAGEVGPVLFVGGLTLIFVVSSATGIHRGIRRIAGLNIVLFGLFALLIAAVGPRLFILQRGTQALGTYVVEFVPLSLHTGGQWVAAWTVWNWSWWFSWAPFAGLFIAALSRGRRVRTVVFTSVVATSAATMVWFLLLGGTSLFIQQTGQADILAAIAQRGGSEAVAGFPLFASLPLGQLLMFLFLALIIVFMATSADTSTLVVSVLATRRGMAPSATHIVFWGIFQGSVAVSVLLLGGAETLQALAVLTGGPFAVISLVAVGGLTVTWYRDEQGHTSLFRRAVRKLPDIQTHHDVDPPEKK from the coding sequence ATGGCCACCTCGGACGCCAGTGGCATTTCGGAGATCGTCGGCCGGCTACTGGTGCCACTGTGTGCCGCATCCGGGGCGCTCGTGCTCGCGGGGTTCTTCTTTCCGACGCTTGTCGGCGAAGCCGTGACTGGTCCGGCGTGGCTGACTATTGCGCTCGTGTTTTTCAGTTCGGGACTCTGTTACATCGCGCTCCTTCCCTACTCCGAAGACGCCACTGCGCCGGCCGCGGCCGATGTCCTGCTCCGCGTCCGGCGGACAAAGGTCAGACGGGCCATCAAAGAGTTCCTCACACAGCACGAGCCAGCCATCCTCGCGTTCCCGGTGCTCGTGTTCGCCGCGTTCTTCGGGCTCCAGATCGCATTCCCTGCCCGGACGACGGGTGCCGTCGACGCCGCTGCTGCCACAGTCCTTCGCGACGGCGGCCCGCTGTTTCTCGCCGCGGTCTTCCTCTCGGTCTGTTACTGTCTGTTTCTGTTGCTTGGGCCCTGGGGCGAAATCAAACTCGGCGGTCCGGACACGGAGCCAAGCTACACGTATCCGACATACTTTACGCTCGTTTTCACCGCCGGCATCGCGGCCGGACTGGTGTTCTGGGGCCCCACTGAGGCCCTGTTTCACTACGACCAGCCACCGCCGTACATCGGGGCGGCAGCCGGGTCGCCGGGCGCCGTCAACGGCGCGCTTGTGTACACCCTCTTTCACTGGGGCGTCTCGGCCTGGAGCGCCTACGCTGTCATCGGCGTCCCGATAGCGTACTTCGCGTTCACGCGGGGCGCTCCGCTCCGGGTCTCGACAGTGCTGGCCCCCTTGCTCGGTGTCGATGAGCTCGATTCGGCCTGGGCCACACTGGTCGATACGCTGGCCGTTTTTGCCACTATCGGGGGCATCGCCACCTCGGTCGCACTCGTGAGCGAGCAGTTCCTCGCCGGGATCAATTACCAGTGGGACGTGGCAGCCGGTGAGGTCGGGCCGGTCCTGTTCGTCGGCGGCTTGACCCTGATATTTGTTGTCTCCAGCGCGACTGGGATCCACCGTGGCATCCGTCGCATCGCCGGCCTCAATATCGTCTTGTTTGGCCTGTTCGCGCTTCTCATCGCCGCCGTCGGTCCACGGTTGTTCATTCTCCAGCGAGGAACGCAGGCACTCGGGACCTACGTGGTGGAGTTCGTTCCGTTGAGTCTTCACACGGGCGGGCAGTGGGTCGCGGCGTGGACCGTCTGGAACTGGTCGTGGTGGTTTTCGTGGGCACCCTTCGCAGGGCTGTTCATCGCCGCACTCTCCCGCGGTCGCCGGGTCAGAACTGTCGTGTTCACGAGTGTCGTTGCGACCTCGGCGGCGACGATGGTCTGGTTCCTACTGCTCGGTGGTACGTCGCTGTTCATCCAGCAGACGGGGCAGGCCGATATTCTCGCCGCGATCGCACAACGTGGCGGTTCGGAGGCGGTCGCCGGCTTCCCGCTGTTCGCGTCATTACCGCTTGGACAGCTTCTGATGTTCCTGTTTCTCGCGCTCATCATCGTGTTCATGGCCACGTCGGCGGACACCTCGACGCTCGTCGTCTCTGTTCTGGCAACGCGACGGGGGATGGCACCGTCGGCGACGCATATCGTCTTCTGGGGTATTTTTCAGGGTTCAGTCGCTGTTTCGGTGTTGCTTCTCGGTGGTGCTGAGACGCTTCAGGCCCTGGCCGTCCTGACTGGCGGCCCGTTCGCCGTAATATCACTTGTGGCGGTCGGCGGGCTGACCGTGACTTGGTACCGGGACGAGCAGGGCCACACCTCCCTCTTCCGACGCGCCGTCAGGAAACTGCCGGACATTCAGACACACCACGACGTCGACCCACCTGAAAAGAAATAG
- a CDS encoding bifunctional methylenetetrahydrofolate dehydrogenase/methenyltetrahydrofolate cyclohydrolase: MTTVIDGNEIGDQITEGVAACTDTLVSEGVTPGLATVLMSDDGASETYVSMKQRACNEIGIEGFHHQISADESAEALFSTIDELNADPAVHGILVQMPVPDHVPKRDVLERIDPMKDVDGFHPENVGRLVAGNARYKPCTPHGIQKMLAETGVVTEGKDVVVVGRSDIVGKPMANLLIQYGPGGNATTTVCHSRTDDLADKTRNADIVIAAAGVPEMIDGSMLSAGTTVIDVGINRVDADTEKGYELVGDVDFESAKEKADAITPVPGGVGPLTIAMLLYNTVKAASLQSGVDIRLP, translated from the coding sequence ATGACTACAGTAATCGATGGGAACGAAATCGGCGACCAGATCACGGAGGGCGTCGCGGCGTGTACGGACACGCTCGTCAGCGAGGGTGTCACACCGGGGCTGGCGACTGTGCTGATGAGCGACGACGGCGCGAGTGAAACGTACGTCTCGATGAAACAGCGGGCCTGTAATGAAATCGGCATTGAGGGGTTTCATCATCAAATCAGTGCAGACGAGTCGGCCGAGGCGCTGTTCTCGACCATCGACGAACTGAACGCGGACCCGGCGGTCCACGGAATCCTCGTTCAGATGCCGGTCCCCGACCACGTGCCAAAGCGCGACGTACTGGAGCGCATTGACCCGATGAAAGACGTCGACGGGTTCCATCCCGAAAACGTCGGCCGACTCGTCGCGGGGAACGCGCGATACAAGCCCTGCACCCCCCATGGAATACAGAAAATGCTGGCCGAAACTGGTGTTGTGACGGAGGGGAAAGACGTTGTCGTCGTGGGTCGCTCGGACATCGTCGGCAAACCGATGGCAAACTTGCTCATCCAGTACGGGCCGGGCGGGAACGCGACAACGACCGTCTGCCACTCCCGAACTGATGACCTTGCGGACAAGACTCGCAACGCGGACATCGTGATTGCCGCCGCCGGGGTTCCGGAGATGATAGACGGGTCGATGCTCTCGGCGGGTACGACAGTTATTGATGTGGGCATCAACCGGGTTGATGCTGACACGGAGAAGGGGTACGAACTCGTCGGGGACGTGGACTTCGAGAGCGCTAAAGAGAAAGCGGACGCCATCACCCCGGTTCCCGGCGGTGTTGGACCACTCACCATCGCGATGCTGCTGTATAACACTGTGAAAGCGGCCAGCCTCCAGTCCGGCGTCGATATTAGGCTTCCGTAG